A DNA window from Porphyromonadaceae bacterium W3.11 contains the following coding sequences:
- a CDS encoding NUDIX domain-containing protein has product MSKQKSNEKHPLEGFEYCPKCGSKEFVENNFKSKRCEDCGFIYYLNPSTACACIITDRVNNVLVAIRRYDPAQGTWDLPGGFIDPFESVEAGMAREVLEETGIDVKQGTRSGVHSKLKYLFSIPNVYPYSDFDVHTTDLFYHIEVESVMPYVGQGRDDVAELIAVHFSELEPEKFGLASVRQAIKAIKEKHLL; this is encoded by the coding sequence ATGAGCAAACAGAAAAGCAATGAAAAGCATCCTTTAGAGGGGTTCGAATACTGCCCAAAATGTGGTAGTAAAGAGTTTGTTGAGAATAATTTTAAGAGTAAGCGTTGTGAGGACTGTGGCTTTATATATTACCTCAATCCATCTACGGCCTGTGCATGTATCATTACTGATCGGGTCAATAATGTGTTAGTGGCGATCCGTCGTTATGATCCAGCTCAGGGTACATGGGACTTACCTGGAGGGTTTATAGACCCATTTGAGTCAGTGGAGGCTGGTATGGCTAGAGAGGTTCTAGAGGAGACTGGTATAGATGTGAAGCAAGGGACTCGTAGTGGCGTGCATAGCAAATTAAAATATCTCTTCTCGATCCCAAATGTGTACCCGTATAGCGATTTCGATGTGCATACTACTGACCTCTTTTACCATATTGAAGTAGAGTCCGTTATGCCATATGTGGGACAAGGGAGAGATGATGTTGCAGAGCTTATCGCGGTCCACTTCTCTGAGCTAGAACCAGAAAAGTTTGGCCTAGCTTCGGTCCGTCAAGCCATTAAGGCTATCAAAGAGAAGCATCTACTCTAA